Proteins encoded by one window of Primulina huaijiensis isolate GDHJ02 chromosome 1, ASM1229523v2, whole genome shotgun sequence:
- the LOC140991146 gene encoding polyadenylate-binding protein RBP47B', with protein MSGPTVPYHQPATLEEVRTLWIGDLPYWADESYLRGWFAQTGEVLSIKVIRNKITGQPEGYGFVEFTSHQVAERVLQSYHGTQIPGTELTFRLNWASFGVGEKRIDGGPEHSIFVGDLAPDVTDYLLQETFRVSYPSVRGAKVVTDPNTGRSKGYGFVKFADEMERNRAMVEMNGIYCSTRPMRISAATPKKTAAAVPQQYVAAKAIYPAPVYTAPVQTLPVDNDINNTTVFLGNLDHNVSEEELRQIFLQFGEIVYVKIPASKGCGFVQFTARTSAEESIQSMQGAVIGQQVVRLSWGRSLTAKQDVASVWGQSADPNQWGGYYAYGQGYDPYAVVATQDPSAYSYGAYAGYAQYPQQTEGSQDMAVLSGAVPPTEHREEIYDPLATPNVDKLNAAYLAVHGSAILGWPLWQRTSSLLPQA; from the exons ATGAGCGGGCCAACGGTACCGTATCACCAACCAGCCACACTGGAAGAAGTACGCACCCTTTGGATTGGTGATTTGCCTTATTGGGCTGACGAATCCTATCTACGCGGCTGGTTTGCCCAAACCGGCGAG GTCCTTTCAATAAAAGTAATTCGAAACAAAATAACAGGTCAGCCTGAGGGTTATGGGTTTGTGGAATTTACATCACATCAAGTGGCGGAAAGGGTTCTACAATCTTATCATGGAACACAGATTCCCGGGACGGAGCTAACTTTTAGATTGAATTGGGCATCATTTGGTGTAGGAGAAAAGCGTATTGATGGAGGCCCTGAACACTCTATTTTTGTTGGAGATTTAGCACCAGACGTTACAGACTATCTGCTGCAGGAGACTTTCCGAGTTAGTTATCCATCAGTTAGAGGAGCCAAGGTCGTGACAGATCCAAACACTGGGCGTTCCAAGGGATATGGTTTTGTTAAGTTTGCTGATGAGATGGAGAGGAATCGAGCGATGGTTGAGATGAATGGTATCTATTGCTCAACTAGGCCCATGCGAATTAGTGCAGCAACACCCAAGaaaactgctgctgctgttccACAGCAGTATGTTGCTGCCAAAG CAATATATCCAGCACCAGTTTATACTGCACCAGTTCAGACACTTCCAGTGGACAATGATATCAATAACACTACC GTTTTTCTTGGTAATTTGGACCATAATGTATCAGAAGAAGAACTGAGGCAAATATTTTTGCAATTTGGTGAAATTGTCTATGTTAAAATCCCAGCATCCAAAGGTTGTGGTTTTGTGCAGTTCACAGCAAG GACATCTGCTGAAGAATCAATCCAGAGCATGCAAGGTGCTGTGATTGGTCAACAAGTCGTCCGTCTTTCCTGGGGAAGGAGTCTAACAGCAAAACAG GATGTTGCTAGTGTCTGGGGTCAATCTGCAGATCCAAATCAATGGGGTGGTTATTATGCTTATGGGCAAGGATATGATCCCTATGCTGTGGTTGCCACACAGGATCCTTCAGCTTATTCATACGGTGCATACGCTGGATATGCACAGTATCCTCAACAG ACGGAAGGGTCTCAAGACATGGCAGTTTTATCTGGTGCTGTTCCACCTACTGAACACAGAGAGGAGATTTATGATCCCTTGGCTACACCCAATGTTGACAA GTTAAATGCTGCTTACCTGGCTGTTCATGGAAGTGCCATTTTGGGATGGCCTTTGTGGCAGAGGACCTCCTCATTATTACCGCAAGCATAG